In Colletotrichum destructivum chromosome 1, complete sequence, the sequence TGCCTTCGGGATTGGATTGGTTTATCGACGTGAGATATGGCGCGAGATAGGGTAGTTTCGGCTGAGCAGACACTGTGGGATTAGATAGCAGGGTATGTTTTGGTCGTAAAGTAACATCACACCCTTCCAACCCCTCTGTGAcgtgagggagggaggggggggggggttgcatGGCTGCTGATACGGAATGCCGTCGAGGTGAGATTGCAAGGTCTCGTCCGGGACCTGTATCCAAGTGACGATGTGCCCTGGCTTCTCTTGCTCCTTCGCAGGGCGACGTCGCAGCGCGAGGGGACTCGGCCGGGTCCGGTCGGAGGGATGAGGGGAAAGGGACAAatgtcggcatcgccggTGTTATTCGGAGTGGGTCCGGATCTCCGctttctcggcgtcggtcggGGAagcgagagggagagggagagggaggtggGAAGTTGGACGCGGTGGGGTCCAGTGTCACCCAAAGAACCGTCGAGGAAACCTGACTCTCATCCCTGCGATTTCGTGTGATCCTGGGAGGTTATGCTGGCGACGGTGTTATCTTCGGTGTTATTCTTGACGGGTGGTGTTTTCAAGCCGCTGGTTCCGTCGGCGCTCGACTGATTGAGACATGTCCACAACGGCGTTTTTTGGGGgttttttattattatttaGGACAATGAGCTTTTGCAGTGGACTTGGATCTTGCATTCTTCTCGACTCTGCTGCGTTCGTGCATCATCCAATGTCGCCTACCGGTGAAGAAGTCCGCAGCACCGGAGCTGACTCCGGGCCACCGCAGCTCATGCACGACTCACGGTGTCTCCACGAGGTCCATCGTCATCTCGGACCCTGATGATCTAACAGCATGCGTGGTTCGAATACTACGCTAGGCGTCAAATATCTAAATGAATCACTCTTTGATGACTGATCTACTACTCCGGACCCAAACTCCACATGGGAATCATCAAgggaaaccccccccccccccccagcctGCTCGCGTGTGGATATGTCAAACACGCAGAGAAGCACGCAATTCACGCCCGCTGCTCTCCTGCCCCTTCTGGGTAAAATCTTTTTATACACTTTTAGACGAGCACAGCCCTAAACACCCGACTGCGTAGCATGTACCTCTACTTGTTGTAATACGTGTGGTGCTGCGTCCCCGTCTCCGCACGATCATCCGGGTCCGCGCTCAGCTCCTGCGGCTCCTGACTAGGCGCGGGCTCAGGCGCCGTTTTCTCGTcgcccctcgccggcgtgTGTCCAGACACCGGCGGGGGGCTCACCCCCGTGGCGACCTGGACCATGCTGACCTGCGGCACCCACATGTTGCCGTGGGCGTCGTACTGCGGCTGGTTCAGCAgtgtcgtcgtctcggagAAGTAAGCCTGCTGCGGCGGGtacgacgccgtcgacgacatgtGCGTCAGCGTCGGCATGCCCCCCAACGTGGCCCCCGGCGTCGAGTGCGACGACTCCGAAGACAGCTCGACCGGCAGGCCCGTGTGCGACGGTATGGTGTGTGGGGACATCGGGTGCGGAGACTGGGGGTATCCGGACAAcggaggcggagaggaggaggaggccgggtGGCCGTACGGTGGTGCGAAGGGCGAGGGCACAGGGCTGAGGTGTGTCGGGGGCGGCGACCACGCGTCCGACATGCTCTGGGCGTGGTATGCGTGACTCGgcccaggcggcggcggccttttggagtgttggtggtggtgccgttGCTCGCGGCACTTGCGGAAGAGGAAGTAGAACCCCGCCGCGAGCGCGATAACCAGAaccgcggcgccgatgccaaTGCCGATGATGGCTCTCGTGGAGAATCTCGCGCTCGGGGCCGACGTGATAGACGCTCCAacggccctcgtcggcgtgcgGACGGCAATGTCGGCCTTGAGTGTGATCAACAGGCCGACGTCGGTGTAATCGAACCCGTTGGCGGGCGTCGTCTTGGtcgcgccgccgttgccgtcccCGCCCACGACGGCAAGGACTTCCGGCGGCACGGCGTAGGTCGTCTTGTTGGGCTTGTACAGCTCCCAGAGGGCCTGGTTCGGGTTCTGTTTGCCCAGGTCCGCGTTGTGGGTTCCCCACTGGCCCGGGGAGTCGCACAGCTGCGTGAGCGGAAACGTGCCCCCGGAGATGAGCATCTGCGCCCGGCCGGGGGCCATGTTGCAGGATAGCGAATGGTGCGGATAGTCGCCTGTGCCGTTGCGGCCGAGGGGGTACATCTTCACCCAGGTGAAGGTTGGCATCGAGAGCACGTAGAGGTCGTCGTATCCTGCGCCGGGCACGCCGGGGACCGTTGCGCCGCCGTACATGTAGCTTGGCCAGGTGTTAGTGACGGACACCTCTCGGGGACGTGAAAGAGCACAAACTCACATGTTGTAAGACGACTGATCCAGGGCCCACGTCACGCCCGCGCAAAAGCGCCGCCTCATCTCCGGGACCTGGCCCGAGGCTTTCTGTGTGTACCACTTGCTGCTGAGTACGTCGTAGAGGAAGATCTCGTCCATGGGCTGGCCCGTTGCCGTGCCGTTGGCGGTCAGGTCCTGGATGCCCCCAAAGTAGACCAACATCCCGCCGTCCCCCGCGGGGATGTACTGCAAGCTGCCCTCGGCGCGCCGTATGTTGTCAGGGCTGTAAGCTCATCAGCCCCTATTCGGATCATGCATACTTAAGTGACTCTCGACCCACCCGGTATTATTGGCGAAGCTGTTCGTGTCCATGGTATACTTTACCAAGCCCGTCGTGGCCACCGGCGGGCCGGTGCCCCATTGCGGAACAGAGTTGTTGCTCAGCCATCCGCCGTAGTAATACGCCTCGCCGCGGCTATCGACGGACACTCCCGCGCCGTAGCTTACCTTGGAGATTGAAGCTCCCGTCCGAGACGGACCGAAGGAATCCCATTGATTGTTCAGGATGTCGTAACCGTAGAGGTTGAAGGGCAAAGGAGGCTCCCCGAGATTgtgctcgccgccgaacAGATAGAGTCGCTTGTTCACCGAGTCGGACCAGAGAGAGCCGCCAGAAACATTGGGAATGGACCCGTTCTTGGAGAGATTTGCGTAGAGAGGGGGCATGCCCGAGGACGCTGTTGTGGAGAGGTCCTGGTAGAGGAGCCATGTGTCTGGGCAAAGGTGTCAGGAAAGGTCTGGCCCAATAGAGTGTCCGTCCTCCGCAGGTAGCGCGAGCACTCGGGAAGATGAATGAGATCACAACGCACTGGTGTAATTGGAAGGGAACGACGAAAAGGGGTTCCagttgacgaggccgccgtcgatgaaCAGCTTGTCGTCAACAACAGCTGTCTGATGTCCAAACCGCCGGCAGAAATCAGCTACGGGATCTTGCTGCGCTGCCGTTGGGGCCGTGAGCAGAGACAGACCCAGTAGGGTGAGTAGAGGGGCCGAGAATGACATCTTGTTCTGTGTAGCGGGTGAAGTTCCCACACGTCGACAGGTCGTCTATTCTAGCCGGTCCGCGGACGGGCGTGTGGGAGTTGTCAGCTGTCAGTCGGAGCGGATCGCGAGCATACTCTGCGTGGCCAACAAGGAGGCTGTTTCTCGAAAAGCGGTTTGCGACAGAGCCGGTAAAGAATCTCCCGCCCAAGGTATATGTCTCTCTCCGAGGAAGTAAATAAAAGCAGAGATCTTCTGGTATGTAGCGAGCGGTGGAATGTGGAGAAGAACCACGCCGAACTTCAACGAGGGTGAGAAAGGTCCAGGTAAAAGAAGCAGGCCTATGACAGCGCGGCTTTTCATGAAAGATAGATGAAGAGATTCAACACTGGTTTTCCCGAACGTGATGGAGAGGGACAAACTGCTGCAGCAAACAAAGAGCCGATCCTGGGGGACTCCAAATAATGGACAGACGGGGAAAGAGAGTTTGGGCTTGTCAGGTTGTCACTTGTTGGTTGCCAAGCAAGCAGCGCTACCGTCAGAGACCCTtccaccggcggcgtctAGACGAGGCCGGATCCAGAGTTGTGGACTTTGGCTGGCGGGGCTGCAAGTCTGAGGCTGAACAAGTCGAGAGAGCTGGGCCTTTGACCCAAGGTCCAAGGCGCCACACATCGAGATGGTCTGCCTTGCCACTCACCATTGCTCTAGCTGCCTGCTGAGACGGAAACCCCAAAGCGTGTACGAGAAGACTGCGATGTATGATGCTAATCGCATGACTGAAGTAGAGGTCAGAGATCATGGCATTCTGAGCACAGCGGAAATACTGTTGAGCCGTGAGGGCTCCAGCCTCCTTCAAATACATGTACACATATACATTTCCATCTTTCTGAAGTCGAAGATAACAATAAAAGTAAATTGTGGGCAACAACAGACAAAGATGCCGCGAGCTAGCCGGTTGGTGACAATTCAAGCAGCAGATGAGAAGTATGTTGAAGCTCACCAAAAACTCACCACCCTCGGCGAGAGTCGCAGAAGTCAGGCGAGACGCCACAGGGTCCACAGGGGGAGAGACAATGGAGAGGGACAGCAACAGCTCGCAACGAGCATAGCGTTTGGTGTTTGTTCGtagacggacggacggaaTAGGGAGGCGTTCAGGCTAAGCTCGTATTGTCTTGGTCCTCGGACCCAATGGAATGGCAGGCTTGGCGGGGCGCGCGAACCAGCTCTCCAATGTGTTGGAGTTTGGCATCAAGCCACACGGTGCCAAGACCCGCGTTCGGCGTACAGGCGTGGAAGGGTTGGGGTAAAGGAGGGCGGTCTCTGCGAAAGGGTGTGAC encodes:
- a CDS encoding Putative kelch-type beta propeller; this encodes MSFSAPLLTLLGLSLLTAPTAAQQDPVADFCRRFGHQTAVVDDKLFIDGGLVNWNPFSSFPSNYTNTWLLYQDLSTTASSGMPPLYANLSKNGSIPNVSGGSLWSDSVNKRLYLFGGEHNLGEPPLPFNLYGYDILNNQWDSFGPSRTGASISKVSYGAGVSVDSRGEAYYYGGWLSNNSVPQWGTGPPVATTGLVKYTMDTNSFANNTGPDNIRRAEGSLQYIPAGDGGMLVYFGGIQDLTANGTATGQPMDEIFLYDVLSSKWYTQKASGQVPEMRRRFCAGVTWALDQSSYNIYMYGGATVPGVPGAGYDDLYVLSMPTFTWVKMYPLGRNGTGDYPHHSLSCNMAPGRAQMLISGGTFPLTQLCDSPGQWGTHNADLGKQNPNQALWELYKPNKTTYAVPPEVLAVVGGDGNGGATKTTPANGFDYTDVGLLITLKADIAVRTPTRAVGASITSAPSARFSTRAIIGIGIGAAVLVIALAAGFYFLFRKCREQRHHHQHSKRPPPPGPSHAYHAQSMSDAWSPPPTHLSPVPSPFAPPYGHPASSSSPPPLSGYPQSPHPMSPHTIPSHTGLPVELSSESSHSTPGATLGGMPTLTHMSSTASYPPQQAYFSETTTLLNQPQYDAHGNMWVPQVSMVQVATGVSPPPVSGHTPARGDEKTAPEPAPSQEPQELSADPDDRAETGTQHHTYYNK